TGGCCTTGGTCTGACAATCACCAAACTCTTGGCAGAGACCCTTGGCGGTGCTGTCGCCCTTTCCAGCGATCCCGGCAAGGGTTCTTCCTTTGAGGTCCGGCTGATGTTGGCTGCCGTTGCCAACCCACCGAAGTCCATTCCCGCAGAAAGGCAAATCCGCGGGTACGAAGGTCGTCGCCGATCAATTGCCGTCATTGACGACAATCCGGACCACCGCACGCTGCTGGCCGAAATCCTGGTCCCACTGGGCTTTGACATCCTGGAAGCGGAAGACGGCGCCACTTGTTTGGAGATGATGAAAGACCATTGCCCAGACCTTTTCCTGATCGACATCCTGATGCCGGGCATGAACGGCTGGGAGCTCGTTGCAAGTCTGCGCGAAAGAGGTGTCAGCACACCGATCATCATGCTGTCGGCCAACATCGGAGACGGATCTCTCAGAGCGGACGGCAAGGATCTTCACGACGACACCCTGGCCAAGCCGTTTGATCTGCGCCAGTTGCTCGACAAGATGCAGCGGCACCTCGCCCTGCAATGGCTGGAGAGCGAAGCGCCACAGGCACCGTCAGCACCGGAACCTGCAGGCGACCCAGGCAGGGGCCCGGGCGCAAGTCATGTCCGTGAGCTGATAAGTCTGGGTGAAATCGGCTACATCCATGGTATTGAAGCCAAACTGACCGAATTGGCGGAAGATCCGGACAACGGCGCTATAGTCGCCGTCCTGCGCGGACACTTGAAGGTCTTCGATTTCGACGGCTACACCAAGGTTCTGGAGAAGTTGGACAAGAATGACTGAAGCGCAGCGCGATATTGTTCTGGCCGTCGACGACTCTCCGGAGACACTCGGCTTTCTGACCACCGCCCTTGAAACCGCCGGTATCACGGTGCTCGTCGCCACCAGCGGAGCCGCCGCCCTTTCTGTCGCCGACAGAGTGACCCCCGACATCATTTTGATGGACGCCATCATGCCCGGTCTCTCGGGCTTTGAAACCTGCCAGCAGATCAAGTCCAAACCACATTTGCAGCATGTACCGGTTATTTTCATGACCGGATTGAGCGAAACCGAGCATGTGGTCAATGCTCTTGATTCTGGCGGGGTCGACTTTCTCACCAAGCCGATCAACATCGATGAGTTGCAGGCAAGGATCCGGGTTCATCTGGCCAATGCCCGGTCTGTCCAAAGCGCCCGTATTGCGCTTGATGCGGCAGGGCGGCACCTCATCGCCATTGCACGCGATGGCACAATCCGCTGGTCGACGCCGCAAACGCACCAGGTCCTCAGCACGACCGGCAACGGTGACAAGCTTCTGCAGGACATTGGCGCCGAGCTTGGCAGCTGGCTCGCCGCCGACGCCGGAAAACCATCGGGACAGTCAGATCCCTTTGAGCTTTCGCCCGGCAACGACTTGACCCTTCAAATGCAATATCTCGGTGCAATCGGCGCTGACGAGTTCCTGTTTCGGATGAC
This sequence is a window from Labrenzia sp. CE80. Protein-coding genes within it:
- a CDS encoding DNA-binding response regulator, with amino-acid sequence MTEAQRDIVLAVDDSPETLGFLTTALETAGITVLVATSGAAALSVADRVTPDIILMDAIMPGLSGFETCQQIKSKPHLQHVPVIFMTGLSETEHVVNALDSGGVDFLTKPINIDELQARIRVHLANARSVQSARIALDAAGRHLIAIARDGTIRWSTPQTHQVLSTTGNGDKLLQDIGAELGSWLAADAGKPSGQSDPFELSPGNDLTLQMQYLGAIGADEFLFRMTTSDHPNQDEVLRQHFGLTAREADVLLWIAKGKANRDIGEILGLSPRTVNKHLEQIYQKLGVENRASAAVRAAHVLHEL